The following is a genomic window from Deltaproteobacteria bacterium.
AACAAGAACCAATATTATAACCACCCATGTGGAAGCGGCAACATGTTTTCTTACAGGCCATGTTACCCTTTTTAATTCCTGATTAGCCTCTGATAAAAATTGCTTTGCCTTTTCAATAAATTCCATATTTCTTCCTCTTGTAAAGACTAAAGACAGTGACCA
Proteins encoded in this region:
- the secE gene encoding preprotein translocase subunit SecE, giving the protein MEFIEKAKQFLSEANQELKRVTWPVRKHVAASTWVVIILVLVISILLGLVDAALARLVRLVLG